GGGGCATATCAAAGTAAGGCAGTGTTCGAGTCCTGATTGGTGCTAGTACTCGCCTGGCAACATCGCGTCCTTGGCCGACTAGTCCACCCCGAGCATAGGAGACAGGCTTATGGTCCTGAGTTTTGTAATGTGTATTTGGATATGGAACCTGTATCATAAACATGTAGAATGATTGGgagaaaaatataatatttttgcaaTGCATATAAATAACTATCTCTCCTCCTATTGATCTTAATTTTCCCCCAGCAGTAGGAACATTATGTTTAAACACCCGATACCCTCTAGTCGTagcttgttggtatttcttaatgttatgaataaatccgcaagcgtatggatataccgttgtagcatttcacctgaAGAGTATTCATggtatcattatttatattttcctaaaggatggcattggtgtaaaagAGTTTACCAGATACATATTCAGGATAATATACTTAAGTAATAGACAAACGATCATACATGGGTAAGCCATGATATAGTATAggggtaatgtgacacacacacaagccaTACTCAACAATAAAGAATAAACGAATAAGCCTAAGGTCAGCAGGAGCAAGGCATGCAGAGGTCCTAGTTGTGCCTATTTAGACTAGCAAGGGTCATACAAATACATGGTTAAGACTAAGCTCTAAGCACACAACATTACTGGGAGAATATCCCTTCCTGGTCTGCCTGACAAGATATCTTTTAGAACTCCTACGCCatacccgaacgtgggggactaCAAGGATGGATAGAGCTCTCACCACCTGCCGCCCACCCCTACAGGCCGTGGGGTTCAGCCATATCAGAAGATTCCCACCATACCCGAGCACCACGCTCGTGTACATGATAACTACCCTAGTCCCTCTGGAACTCCTACCCTTAGGATCAACAAGTATAGAGCTAGAGCAAGCCTGAAGGCACAACAAACTGATGTCGTAGCTTAGATTAACCAGCCTATCCGCATACATTGCATAACTAGAGGAAGCACAAGATATGGCATGATATACTATCaaaatagcataacaaccatactATATATCATTAATAAGATAATGACGCCAAAGGTTACGTCCCAAAATGACCCCGAGGATGACTTAGCACTACAAGAGAAGAAgtctagcctagctccactagctTAAGGATTACAAGTCTAGcttggagagagggagagagaggcttcaagtgtggtgtggTAAAGAGGGggctctcctcctcttcttatAGCTGACAGAGGGTGGTTCCCAAGGGAATATTCCAGGGAATCCCCAGCCAGCGCCTTGGGGAGTCAACCAGGGGCCGCCACGTGGAGGATAGGTCTGAGCGGCTGTTGACAGCTCTTAAAGTACCAATTTCATGccatcaactcctgcataaacacacAAAAGGTGAGcatagtggtaggagttattacttacgaattccacaagtgttggtgaatatttgtatgtagGTTCAttaaaggagaaaacacacctcaagagcaaggaaacacactctcaactaATCAGGAGTAAGCACACGGATTAAAGGGCCCACAAGCAGGAGTAAATTGACTAGATTCACCGCAAAACACCCCGTACCCAAGTGTGGACCCACCTGGCAGACACCCAGCCAAAGGCGGTTGCAAGAGGCGGTTACCAGGGGTCGGTCGAACTCATGGTGGTCCCACTCACCTCTAGCCGTCACGTGTCGCTAGTTACCAACCTTGCAAAGGCGGTTAGGGAAGATTCCCCAAATATTCCCCTAGGGAACCGACCCAAAGTACCTATAAATACAAGGGGAGGGGTCTCATTTCAAGACACACCACCAACACCTCTCAAGAAGAGTTTAGAGCCACATTTCAAAGGTGGAGTGCTGCTTAGCTAGAGCTTAGAGTAGGGAGAGAGTAAGGGATAGTTCAGAAGCGTTGGGTCTATCGACGCCCTTCTCCAAGCTTGTACCTCTATGGATACTGGCTTCCTTCGGTATAAAGTAAGTTGTATTCGTGATTCCTAGTTTATAGTAGTTCTTATAGttaagtgagatcagttctcttactcgcGGGTTCGTCACTCTGTATTATACGGAGTGTTGTAGTTGGCTATGGGACATTAGACGTAGTTGGGCTGTAGTAGTAATCAGTAgtgtagacgtggtgtctaggctaagggttatccttcattttCCTTAGATCCCATGGGCCGTAGAGGTAGGCCACaagtggtgacagccctattggtcctcgtaatcctccatgttcggatatagcgtagagccaTGGTCGGAGATGCCTGACTCATTCAGGGTAAGCCGGTACCCGAAGCGAGTATTCTAACctgagagatcgacctttaactcacCTATAGAGCTAtctttaggaatcctctctaccctcaccatccatcttggtgtgtccttggatcgACTAAACTAGGAGTTAgtacacacacgttcccttagattcgatacccttggaatactctgaggtgaaagctacaatggtatccgtgcacttgcggatttatttgcattcgttaaatataccaacagcGGCCACCGCCTTGGTTCGGCCGACCCAGGTTGGTGCCACCCCGTGACCGTCTTTGTGTGGTGGGCTGCCAGATGGGCCTTGGTGTTGGTCCTCAGGGACTCTCTCTAGTTTGGGCTGATTTGCTCTGGTATGTGGGCCCTTTGATCTTTGTGCTTCGCGTAGAGTGTTCTGTAGTGCGTTTCTTTGGCGTTCGAGCACGTTTCTCCCCTTATGCAGACTTGTGTTTCTGAAAATATTTATTCTccaatacatgtggaactaggttattcTAAATAGATATGTGAGTAAAAATGTTAGTTTTCTTTATTTGTTGAGTAATGTCACTTAAGGGCTGTCGATATAGCCATGCCGTAGGGAGTTGGCTCATGGCTCATCCCATGTCTCGATTTTGTCAAAGGATTCAAAGCTTCATGGATTAAAGCTTATCCTAGTTGAGTACCTTTGCAATCATTAGGACTTGTTTGGATAGAAGAGGATTAGAAGAGCATCAaatctaaaatgaactaatttcctCTTCAATCCCTTCTattccacttcaatccactAATATCCAAACAAAACACGACCACTGAAGCTAGGATATCTGTCACTTTCTTATGAAAAGTGTATGGGATGATCACAAAAACAATAGTAGATATACATAAATGAATATGAGACAATTGGGAACTGTGAGACAAGATGTGCAATGCGTGGTATATTCATGCCTATATAAAAGGCATGGGTCCATCATTTTTCTGGAATATGATAGTGCGAATGGCGTGCATCATCATGACGAGGCTTAGAGGTACTCTCTACCAAGTACGAATGCACCTTCAGAGATCTATGATGTTAGGCATATCGACAGTAATGTTCAAAGAAGCTCCCACGTCACATAAGTATATAGTTTTGGTAAAATTATCTTGGTATGGAGGATGAATTGTGCAACCCTTGAGGCTAAACGGTAGTTACATATGTCGACCAATCAAAAGGCACAGGAGAAtctagaaattaaaaaaaattagatgcTAAAACGTAAGAAAGTGACTTGTAGATGAGTATCTGAAAAAAAACGCTAATCTATACACTTACTTTTGCCATTTTTCCTAATACTCTTAATTAAGCCCAGTTTTGTCGATGGATTTGCAGAGACTAGAGCAGTTTAACTAAGTTCTAGCGGTTCACGTGCGTTTTCCATTTCATTAGGAGGCATGATTGTTTTTATCCGGAAAATGAATTGAAACATTAGCGATTGCAGATTGCGGCGAAAAGGCAGGGTTGACTATGCCGGCTTCAAACCATCGCCTGATTTGAGATTTCAAGGAGACCAACAAGCTTTTTGCTTGCAAATGGTGCGATTAGTTTGGTTGGTGTGCCCCGCGCTCGTGCGGTGGTGCTGAACTTGGTCGGTCAGAGTATGTTATTTTGACCAAAATCAAGTACAATGGCAAGCACAGCCATCTCCAACGGTGAGATCAAAGTCGTCTCTTGGGGAACAAAACTTCGACGCAATGGCTAGCACAATAATGTTACGATGTATAATAGACAGGACTCTAACCAATTTTTAAATAACATATTATATTAATTGTCTATATTGTTGCCTTTATGTGatattaattttaaaattaatAGACGATTGTTGTCAAACTGTTTGTACATGCCTAAGCAACACTTGTCTATTTCTCTAGTACTGTACTACTATCCTTCCTTAGACGCATCGTTAACTAACTTCTTTTCCCATGCATAGACAGTAATTAAATATAAATTGAAGAAAATGTCAGCATTTTATCTACTCCTTAATTATTGTGCCCAACTTTAAAATTGTGAAGTCAAACTGATATACGAACCCAAACGTATTGGCATATAGACAACACTAGACTCAGTCGTGCAAGTTTTTAGATAAAGATCTTGGATGAGAGATGAATAATTTAGATTTATTTGTATTTCAAGTAGCTGGGATATCAAAATAAGGCAATGAAAACTTCTTGAGCTATGAAAAAATTTACATGTAAAGGAATGCTAAGAAATTGGTAATAAAAGGTTCTTGAGCTATGAAAAACCTTACCTTGTAAATTTTTTGGACTAAATCTAACAATCTACCATGTCACACACAACCATGTGATCATGTACATGTTTCCACCCTCCACCCCCAAAAAAAACACAGAAACAACACACACCAAAAACGTATAGTTCTATAAATGTTCGAGGTTTTCATACCCTGAAGCTCTAATACCAGTTGTCAAAGTTTACAGTAGTCTACCGTTGTCTAGTGACCAGTGTAACTGTGAGTTTACAGCTTTAAGACGAACAAACATGGCCTTAGACCTAGGTCAATACTAAGAGCTGCTACACCAACCAAGCCATGGCCTTTTGACTTAGCAACCAAAACAATTAACCGGGTGGGTAATAAATTATGTTTTCACCATATACAATGTGCTCTTCCAACATCAATTTTTGATGTGTAAATAAACCTAACAATTATCTTGCCACACACAACATTGTAAATCTGGAGATGATCTAGTAGACTCCCTCGCAACTCTCAACGAGTTAGGGATGGATCTAGGATAGGGGCTAGGAGGGCTATCCCTACAGCTCTCTCCATGGAGGCATCGCTTCCATCCCCTACCTTAAAGACCAATAACCTAATCCGATCTCAAGCTAACtgaacctgaaaaaaaaatgcgaGCCTTCTCGCTATGAAATTGGCGCTACAATCAGATGGTGATGACATAGTGGACACGGCGACAATGATGAGATTGTCCTCCACGTATTCATGTTTTGATTATTTATATATTAAATTTTAATTAGTTATATATGTCTAGTAAAATCCTTTCCGGTGAAATTTAGGAGCTTGGTTTGTATTTCTTTTGGCTAGGAGTTCAATCTTCCATCTTCTTTTGGATCTGTATTCTCTAAGTTTGTTTCCCCAGCCTTCTGTACTGTGGCAAAAATGTACGCTTTCAATAAAAGCAGATATCATCTCTCTTTTGCAAAAAGAAGCAAAATCCTTCCATATTATTCATTAAAAAAGCAAGTAAGAAACACATTTACATTTCTGTTTGCACATTCTAGCATGCGCATATATATGTTTTCTGTACAAATTGGCACCCACCATCAGTACTCCAAACGTACGTGGGCAAAAAGTTAATAAGAAATCAACCAATCAATCAACGAATCAACCATCGATTAGCAACGGAAAAACTGTAGCGAGCGTGGGCGACCATTGGATCGAGGCGTCGAGAGCTCCATGCCTGCCTCTCCTTGTCCACGATCGCATCTCTGGACACGATCCTCCACGCACAGCTCGATCGGCACGAAACGAGAGATCACCAGAACCCTGCGAAGCGAGAGCACGCGCTGGAGACGCTGCCGCACGGCCGGCCCAGATGcgtgcggcgccgccgccgtcgtcgtcggtgacTATCCTATGGCGGGCAGCCGTTGTTGGGGCTGTTGGTCTCGCACGACGCCCCCGGCCCTCCCAGCTGCTGCAGGTACAGCCGCCGGAGCGTCTCGACGAAGAACACGCCGCCGTCCGGCAGCGGCCCCCCGGCTCCGGTGACCGCCcagctgccgtcgccgccaagAGGTCGCGCCTCCACGCCGAGCACCGCCAGGAGCAGCACCAACGCCACTATCACCGGTAGAACACgccccgtcctcctcctggcCACGGCCATGGCTGACGCCGACGACCTCGACTCCCTTCTCCCCTCTTCTAGCTCTTTCTTGTACTAGCAAACAATCTCTGTATCAGAATGAGTTCGCGTAGGTGAAGCTAACTCGACAGCGAACGGGTCGCGCGTTTATATAGAGCGAGAAGGCGTTGCGATTTCTCGGGGGAGGAAGTTGCATTGCATGGCGCGCGGGTGCCGTGCGGCGACTTGGTTTCGCGAGCGCGTTCGTCGGAAGAGTCGCCGCGCGAGACGGGCGGCGCGCGCCCGACCGACCATACATGCTAGCCGCCTCAGCGTTGCACCGGCGCGCACCGTGTGGCGGGTGCTTCGGATTAACGTGGCATGCATCGATCTGCATGTGTGCCTGTCTGGTAGCAGCAGTGGAATTAATGGCACCGCAGCGTACGGATCATACCTTTTCGCGGCCAGTGGGCGGGGCCGCACGGCGGCGAGAACGTCAAACGCCGGAGCCTGCCGTGTTGACCCATGCGTAGGTGACATGGCAATGAGCTGAGCTAGCAGCCGGCTTCAAGCCAAGAAGGCCGATTAATTGGGCCAACGTTGCCGTGGCAGAAAGGCTAGCTACTTCTTCAGCTCCATTTTTCTTAAGGATGGGCTGCTAGGCAGAGAGGGAGAaatgtttgttttttcttttactaaTTTTTTTCTGTATGGAGAGGGAAGGTGGTTAGAGTTTGACCAGGAAAATCGCCTTGTGGGCCAAGGCAGGTTCCGGTTTGGGAGGGGATCTAGTTTGACTTCTTGGGTCAGCGGAACGGTTCCAACAATTTGTCATGGACTAATGCGGGCTAGCTACTTGTCGGGTCCTCCTCTTCGTTCAGACGGCGGTCAGAAACTTGGAATTCTTGCATCATTGCTTTGCTTGCATGGCGTTCAGCAGCAGCCGAAGCCCGCACGCTCGCTCGCtctccatcgtcgtcgtccttggGTCAGAATTTTCACCTTGGGCTGTTGTTTAATCCAAGTCAAAACCTGCACAGCTGATTTCCAAGAAAGCGCTCGCAAAGGCTGGCCAAAAGTTTGTTTCGGCCGGCTTCATCTTCCTTTCCACAGTATCTTCCGTGTACTGAGCAGCTACTACTAACTTGTTTGAGACAAACTTTGAACTGCGTTACCAGTGTTCCAGGGCAGGACGGTACCTGAAGGTCGAGTTCAATTCCTGAACTAGCTGTATCATCGCTAGCTACCGGTATGCACCGAGTACACATGCTGTCGCAAAGACGCAAACAACAATTATATTCTTCAACCACTAGCTACATTGGCGTCTGTCAGATCATGTGGCGTTTTCCTCGTGCCGGTGCACGAGATTTGATCATCCCGCTGGGTCAAGCGCTACGACCGCTTCTACCACCTACCTACGTCATGTGCCGCGAGTTtcgtctcgtcgtcgtcgcgcgtGCTGCACGGCTTGGCCTGGCGACGGAGACGTGGAGCTGTCGTTGGTTGTAGGCAGGCACGCAGGCATCATGGGCTGCTCCCTTCCCTGGCCGCCGCCCTGCCCCGTCGTCCAGATATGATGAAGCATTCCGTTCCGACTTCGGAGAAACCACCCGATCGAGTAAACTGTTGCAGTCCAGGGTGAGGCGGCTCGTCCGTCACTGTTCCAGCAGACCTCCCTGCACGGAACATAAACACGCGTCGATCTTCAGTTCAAGGTCAGCACTGTAGCTGAGTGTCTCAATTAGTCAGCTTTCCCTACGGAGCTACAGACAAGAATCACAGCACCTGCAACTTGAAGATTTGCCCTATGCCGGTGCGCGAGATTTGACCAGGTACCGGCAGCCAGCAACAGCATGCATGTTAGGCAACACAACCTACGACCACTTCAAAAAAGAGACGCATGCAAGGCTGTGACTTGTACGGCTCTCTCTGTCCTGCTCCTGCCTCCGAGAGCCCGTGTTGCGAGCGCTCCACGGCGATTCCCGTCGTCAGGGTCAACATTATAACACCCTCGTCCCAAGCGGAAGCACAAGGTTCCGAGAAAATGCTTGCCCGGGTGGACTGTAGACATCAGAGAAATTCAGGCTTCAGCACCGGGTGGACGGACTGTAGGAAGGGTGCCTTGATTGTCAATTTGCCAGCTGCCCAACTCCCTGCACGACAGGCAATGCAGAAAAGTAAGCACAACTTCATCGTTGTTTTGAATCTAAACTCAGTGATTAAACACACCGTCGGTACAATTCACGCGGTACTCCAGAATATGCTCATTAATACCTGCTCATTAATACCTAACCTAGTAATCTGCACAGGGTGAAGAGGTCTGCAAAATTGCGACTGATGCGCTCAACGTCTTGTCTCTGTTATTCTCTCTCCTACCTCATTTTTCTTAGGCAGCTCTGCTTACTAGCAACATgcatcaagatcatcaacattACCGGAGGCAAGAAACAAGATTTCTCACACCAGCCACAACAACAGATCACCCATGCCAACTTGGTTTGCGCTGACTTCTACGCTTGATGCACTACTACAGCTCATGTCTTCCCAGCAGTAGAAGAAACAACTGGCAGGAACAAGTCAGCACACATGGCTGTCATCAACTGACAAAATGTGTACCACTGCCAGCATCACTATGGGTCCAATTCACATTCGATTTTTGCTCTGGTTTGAACTTTTACATCTGGTGCTGGGGTTTTCATTTTGTTGATCCTTCAGAAAATGTGATCACTGATTGTTACTCTAGCCTTTGCAACTTTTGAACATAAGATTGCAGAATTTaatcacatatatatatatatgtatatacatatatatatatagagagagagagagagagtgttaTATACTACTACATGAAGGTAGAGGTGTAACTCTTTTAGGAGAGATTTGTGGAAGAAAGACTCGCAATAGCTATGAGGCTATTAAGGTTGTTGACACTCGCATGGCTAAGACAGAATAATAATAGTCCACGTGAGAATTTGCTTACAGTACTTCACATTCTAAAAAGTGCATTACTTGTACCTGAAGTAAATGCTTGGAAAAGAGCACAGCCATTGAAAGGTCTTGTGATAGAATGATATGGATCTCCTCTATTACTCGCCTACTTCAGTTTCATAATTGTACGGCACATACTCTTTAAAATTTCTTAAAGTGGACCTAACACCAATTCGAGCTTAAATCATAACCGTTCAGAACTTCTGGGTTCTGCTTGGTGGTATGCACATAAGTTTTGCTAATACAGGCACTAATTCAAAGATACACCACTACGTGACAAGTTACTTGTTTACAGAGATACTTGCCTATGTAATCTCAAAACTAACAAGCGCAAGTGAGTTGATACTTACTTATTTACCTTTCTGTGATGGAGCATGGATGCAGCACATCTCTAGGACTGTAATCAAGTAATCGTGGAGCCCTTCTCTCCAATATGGACACTGAAGTTTGATGCTCAAGCCAACCACAGAAATTGGCAAGAACGATGAGGCTGAGGTATGGTGAATAGAACAGCATTTCTCCAACTGGGAAGTACTCAAAATAGTATATCCATCTTGACCAATACTTGTGTAATCCTGCAATAGTTAGGCccttttttatctttctttACAATAGAGGAGATTGGCAGTGATATTTTGGCGGGTAATTAAAATCAATAATACAAAGCAAATAATTTAACATACGCAGAAGATGCCAATAGCAACCTTGACAATGCTATTGTAGACAGCAGACACTGTTAACAATCAAAATACTGAAGCTGGTACATGTCTCAAGCTAAGAATCCTTAAATCCACATTTAAAAGGTCCTTTCCATGATCAGAGAACTCAGGCAAACATTTTTTTCCAGATGAGAGTCAGATAATTGTTGAATATGTAGTTTCTGTGATAACACAGCAGAGTACCATGACAGATAAAACTAGCTGATAATGGCAGTGTTCCAATATCACTATATCAGTTCTCATCTAAGAGAACATTAACACTTTATTCTTTTACACTCTACTACTGGATTCTTCCATGCATCCTACGAATACATATTTTTTACAATTGCCAAGAGAGTTGTGTGTGAAGATTCTATCAATGAGAGTTTAAAATCAATCATGGCGCATTCATATaagaaggttttttttttggagggggGGTTAACCTTCAGAGCATATGAAATACAAAATGGTAATATAGCCTATGCAAGAGGGGCTAACAACATGTGGCTGTGCTCTGAACATCTTAATGCTTTCCTAACTGAAATTTTATGACTTCGTACATTGGTATCTGTTCACTTACAATCCAATAGGGGCAATATGACTTGGATAGCAAATTCAATTTCGTGCATTTTACAGTAACTGCACTCATACTGTAAGACTGTaaaatcagaaaaaagaaatgaagtaGTATCAAACCAGCAATGACACGATTAACAGAGGAATAACCTGATTTGTTGCCACAGCCTCATGTACTGAACTGGATAAGGTTGCTCTGAATTCAGTATGCCTTACAACCCTAACATCGAATGCAAACATGTGTACAGGGTTGCAGCCAATTTTAACCAGGGGAGTCCAGATCCATCTTGTAAGCCAGCTAGGAGTTAGAAAATGGTTTTCAAATTCTTGTGTCAGCACAGTCTGGTGTGATCTTCCCATTACGAATTAAACACAGATATTGCAACTCTAATTAATCTGATGCAAAATTCATGCCAACATTCATGGTCCAACA
Above is a genomic segment from Setaria viridis chromosome 4, Setaria_viridis_v4.0, whole genome shotgun sequence containing:
- the LOC140222460 gene encoding uncharacterized protein; translation: MAVARRRTGRVLPVIVALVLLLAVLGVEARPLGGDGSWAVTGAGGPLPDGGVFFVETLRRLYLQQLGGPGASCETNSPNNGCPP